The proteins below come from a single Malus domestica chromosome 03, GDT2T_hap1 genomic window:
- the LOC103418337 gene encoding uncharacterized protein isoform X2, which produces MRKTAIVFDASKYIQNLKRKVEEMNLQTIASAQTSTSHNPFSVQLKVEAREEGFLIKMFSEKSCSGLLVFVLEAFEELGLDVHQARVSCSNNFLLEAVGTINDNQSAEQKDVEVVKEAMLQAIQNWSEVSQQQE; this is translated from the exons ATGCG TAAAACCGCAATTGTATTCGATGCatcaaaatatatacaaaactTAAAGCGCAAAGTGGAGGAAATGAATCTACAGACGATTGCTTCAGCGCAAACCTCAACTTCCCATAACCCCTTTTCTGTG CAACTGAAAGTCGAAGCTCGTGAGGAAGGCTTTCTGATTAAGATGTTCAGTGAAAAAAGCTGCAGCGGGTTACTTGTTTTCGTATTGGAAGCTTTTGAAGAGCTAGGCCTTGATGTGCATCAAGCTAGGGTTTCTTGTTCCAACAATTTTCTTCTAGAAGCTGTTGGAACAATCAAT GATAATCAAAGTGCTGAACAGAAAGATGTTGAGGTAGTGAAAGAAGCGATGTTGCAGGCCATTCAAAACTGGAGTGAAGTTTCCCAACAACAAGAATAA
- the LOC103418327 gene encoding protein TIC110, chloroplastic: protein MNPSTLTPHRSALRSPFLNPISLPAATSVHSRRRRFRVSFPRNSAASSEQPTDASPPPPDVFGGKRELTGIQPVVEKLSPPLRIVTSAIVFAGAVAAGYGLGLRLGKSQNAAYGGAAVLGAAGGAALYAMNSCAPEVAAVDLHNYVAGFDDPKAVKKEDIEGIARKYGVSKQDEAFNAELCDLYCRFVTSVLPPGAQELKGDEVDTIVSFKNSLGIDDPEAASMHMEIGRRIFRQRLETDREGDLEQRRAFQKLIYVSTLVFGDASSFLLPWKRVFKVTDSQVELAIRDNAQRLYASKLKSVGRDIGVEQLVKLKEAQRMYRLSDEHAEDLFKEHARKLVEANISAALRILKSRTRSAAGITEVVEELDKMLELNSLLISLKNQPDAARFAPGVGPVSLLGGDYDADRKMDDLKLLFRAYVTDSLSTGRLEESKLSALNQLRNIFGLGKREAESIVLDVTSKVYRKCLSQSVASGELEAADSKAAFLQNICEELHFDPQRASQIHEEIYRQKLQQCVADGELNEDDVAALLRLRVMLCIPQQTVEAAHSDICGSLFEKVVKDAIASGVDGYDADVKQAVRKAAHGLRLSREAAMSIAGKAVRKIFINYVKRARSVGSRTESAKELKKMIAFNTLVVTELVADIKGESSDSATEEPIKEPETEVLEDEEWESIQTLRKIRPDKELAAKLGKPGQTEITLKDDLEERERTDLYKTYLLFCITGEVKKIPFGAQITTKKDDSEYVLLNQLGAILGLSTTEIVEVHRSLAEQAFRQQAEVILADGQLTKARVEQLNELQKQVGLPPQYVEKIIKNITTTKMAAAIETAIGQGRLNIKQIRELKESSVNLDSMISESLRESLFKKTVDEIFSSGTGEFDEEEVYEKIPADLNINAEKTKNVVRELAQTRLSNSLIQAVSLLRQRNRQGVVSSLNDLLACDKAVPAKPLSWEVPEELADLFGIYMKSDAAPEKLSRLQYLLGISDSMATALLEMGDRLQTIGAEEEKFVF, encoded by the exons ATGAATCCCTCCACTCTCACTCCCCACCGCTCCGCTCTCCGCTCGCCCTTCCTCAACCCCATCTCTCTCCCCGCCGCAACCTCCGTACACTCCCGACGACGCCGTTTCAGGGTCTCATTTCCCCGGAATTCTGCCGCCTCCTCGGAACAACCAACAGATGCGTCACCGCCGCCTCCCGATGTCTTCGGCGGCAAGAGAGAGCTCACCGGTATCCAGCCCGTTGTGGAGAAGCTTTCGCCGCCGCTCCGGATAGTGACGTCGGCAATTGTGTTCGCTGGAGCTGTGGCTGCGGGTTATGGGTTGGGTCTCCGATTGGGGAAGTCCCAAAATGCAGCTTATGGCGGTGCAGCGGTGCTCGGAGCCGCCGGTGGGGCCGCCTTATACGCTATGAACTCTTGTGCTCCCGAGGTCGCCGCGGTTGACTTGCACAATTACGTTGCCGGGTTCGACGACCCGAAAGCTGTTAAGAAGGAGGACATTGAAGGCATTGCGAGAAA ATATGGTGTGAGCAAGCAAGACGAGGCGTTTAATGCCGAGCTCTGTGATTTGTACTGTCGTTTTGTCACTTCTGTTCTTCCTCCTGGAGCTCAAGAACTCAAAGGCGACGAAGTCGACACAATCGTCAGCTTCAAGAATTCTCTGGGAATCGATGACCCCGAAGCAGCTTCAATGCATATGGAG ATTGGAAGGCGAATTTTCAGACAGCGACTTGAGACTGACCGTGAGGGTGATCTAGAGCAGCGTCGG GCGTTTCAGAAGCTGATTTATGTTTCGACTCTTGTGTTTGGGGATGCTTCATCTTTCCTCTTACCTTGGAAGCGTGTTTTTAAAGTTACTGATTCCCAG GTTGAGCTGGCTATCCGTGATAATGCCCAGCGTTTATACGCTTCCAAGTTAAAATCCGTTGGCAGAG ATATTGGAGTAGAGCAGCTTGTTAAGCTTAAAGAAGCACAACGCATGTATCGGCTCTCTGACGAG CACGCAGAGGACTTGTTCAAGGAacatgcaagaaaactagttgaGGCAAATATTTCAGCAGCACTTCGTATACTCAAGTCCAGAACCAGATCAGC TGCTGGAATCACAGAAGTTGTGGAAGAGCTCGATAAAATGCTAGAACTCAATAGTTTGCTCATCTCACTAAAGAACCAGCCAGATGCAGCTCGCTTTGCACCTGGGGTTGGCCCAGTTTCTTTACTTG GTGGCGACTACGATGCTGATAGAAAGATGGACGACTTGAAGCTCCTCTTCAGAGCATATGTTACGGATTCTTTATCCACAGGTCGCTTGGAAGAGAGTAAG CTTTCGGCCTTGAATCAGTTAAGGAATATATTTGGTTTGGGCAAACGAGAGGCAGAATCCATTGTGCTTGATGTTACTTCGAAGGTATACCGTAAATGTCTTTCACAATCTGTTGCATCGGGTGAGTTAGAAGCTGCAGACAGCAAAGCAGCCTTCCTTCAAAATATCTGTGAGGAGCTGCATTTTGATCCACAAAGAGCCAGCCAGATTCATGAAG AAATTTACCGGCAAAAGCTTCAGCAGTGTGTTGCTGATGGAGAGCTGAATGAGGATGATGTTGCTGCATTGTTAAGGCTACGGGTCATGCTTTGTATACCTCAGCAGACGGTTGAGGCTGCCCATTCAGATATCTGTGGCAGTTTGTTTGAAAAG GTTGTGAAGGACGCAATTGCATCTGGTGTTGATGGTTACGACGCTGATGTAAAACAAGCCGTGAGAAAGGCAGCTCATGGTCTGCGATTGTCTAGGGAGGCTGCCATGTCTATTGCTGGCAAGGCA GTAAGAAAGATTTTTATTAACTATGTAAAACGAGCACGGTCAGTTGGTAGCCGTACTGAGTCTGCAAAAGAACTTAAAAAGATGATAGCTTTCAACACATTGGTTGTGACTGAATTGGTGGCAGACATAAAAGGGGAATCATCTGATTCCGCCACAGAAGAGCCAATAAAGGAGCCAGAGACAGAAGTCCTGGAGGATGAGGAATGGGAATCTATTCAGACACTTCGAAAGATTAGACCCGACAAGGAGCTTGCTGCAAAGTTGGGGAAGCCTGGCCAGACTGAGATAACTCTTAAAGATGATctggaagaaagagagaggactGACCTATACAAAACATACTTGCTGTTTTGTATAACTGGGGAAGTGAAGAAGATTCCCTTTGGTGCTCAGATCACTACAAAGAAGGATGATTCAGAATATGTGCTACTAAATCAGCTTGGGGCGATATTGGGTTTAAGCACTACGGAGATAGTTGAAGTACACAGGAGCCTGGCCGAGCAAGCTTTCAGGCAACAGGCAGAGGTGATTTTAGCTGATGGACAATTGACAAAAGCCAGGGTAGAGCAACTTAATGAATTGCAGAAGCAAGTTGGCTTGCCTCCACAGTACGTGGAAAAGATAATAAAGAATATAACTACTACAAAAATGGCAGCTGCGATTGAAACCGCTATTGGTCAGGGGAGGCTCAATATTAAGCAGATAAGAGAACTTAAAGAATCAAGTGTTAATTTAGACAGCATGATATCTGAGAGCTTGCGAGAAAGTCTGTTCAAAAAGACCGTGGATGAGATATTCTCATCAGGCACCGGAGAGTTTGATGAGGAAGAAGTCTATGAGAAAATCCCAGCAGATCTCAATATTAATGCTGAGAAGACCAAGAATGTTGTTCGAGAGCTTGCACAGACCAGATTATCAAACTCACTGATTCAGGCTGTGTCACTTCTGAGGCAGAGAAATCGTCAAGGAGTG GTTTCCTCTCTTAATGACTTGCTAGCTTGCGACAAAGCTGTGCCTGCCAAGCCACTTTCATGGGAAGTTCCAGAGGAGCTGGCCGATCTCTTTGGCATATACATGAAAAGCGACGCGGCACCAGAGAAATTATCGCGCTTGCAGTATCTCTTGGGCATTAGTGACAGCATGGCCACTGCTCTCCTGGAGATGGGAGATAGATTACAAACCATCGGTGCGGAGGAGGAAAAGTTTGTATTCTGA
- the LOC103418337 gene encoding transcription factor SCREAM2-like isoform X1, giving the protein MVSKVQMKRAPVSKKLLTLRSISKSHAHSKTAIVFDASKYIQNLKRKVEEMNLQTIASAQTSTSHNPFSVQLKVEAREEGFLIKMFSEKSCSGLLVFVLEAFEELGLDVHQARVSCSNNFLLEAVGTINDNQSAEQKDVEVVKEAMLQAIQNWSEVSQQQE; this is encoded by the exons ATGGTCTCCAAGGTGCAGATGAAGAGAGCGCCAGTATCCAAGAAACTGCTAACCCTTCGTTCCATCTCTAAGTCTCATGCG CACAGTAAAACCGCAATTGTATTCGATGCatcaaaatatatacaaaactTAAAGCGCAAAGTGGAGGAAATGAATCTACAGACGATTGCTTCAGCGCAAACCTCAACTTCCCATAACCCCTTTTCTGTG CAACTGAAAGTCGAAGCTCGTGAGGAAGGCTTTCTGATTAAGATGTTCAGTGAAAAAAGCTGCAGCGGGTTACTTGTTTTCGTATTGGAAGCTTTTGAAGAGCTAGGCCTTGATGTGCATCAAGCTAGGGTTTCTTGTTCCAACAATTTTCTTCTAGAAGCTGTTGGAACAATCAAT GATAATCAAAGTGCTGAACAGAAAGATGTTGAGGTAGTGAAAGAAGCGATGTTGCAGGCCATTCAAAACTGGAGTGAAGTTTCCCAACAACAAGAATAA
- the LOC103419828 gene encoding cationic peroxidase 1-like yields the protein MAFISHTIRFCFFVLLFLFRISSAQLSSNHYATTCPRALSIVRNAVIKAMVKEQRMGASLLRLHFHDCFVNGCDASVLLDDTANFTGEKTALPNTNSLRGFEVIDTIKSELESACPGVVSCADILAIAARDSVLSLGGPSWTVQLGRRDSTTASLSAANAEIPSPSLDLNNLISFFSTKGFTTKELVALSGSHTMGQARCLVFRKRIHNETNIDSSFATSLKSNCTASSGTDDNLSSLDVTSPFIFDNAYFKNLVNRKGLLHSDQQLFSGGSTDSLVTTYSTTAGTFYTDFANAMVKMGSLSPLTGTTGQVRTNCRKIN from the exons ATGGCTTTTATCTCACACACTATCAGATTCTGCTTCTTTGTGCTTTTATTCCTGTTTAGAATATCGTCTGCTCAATTGTCCTCCAATCACTACGCGACAACGTGCCCTCGAGCCCTTTCCATTGTTCGGAATGCAGTTATTAAAGCAATGGTGAAGGAGCAGCGCATGGGGGCATCCTTGCTCCGACTCCATTTCCACGATTGCTTTGTCAAT GGATGTGACGCATCTGTTCTATTAGATGACACTGCAAATTTTACTGGGGAAAAGACGGCGTTACCAAATACAAACTCATTGAGGGGATTTGAAGTGATTGATACTATAAAATCTGAGCTAGAAAGTGCCTGCCCTGGGGTTGTTTCCTGTGCAGATATCCTTGCCATTGCAGCTCGCGATTCAGTTCTTTCG TTGGGAGGGCCTTCATGGACAGTTCAATTGGGCAGAAGAGACTCCACCACAGCAAGTTTAAGTGCTGCAAATGCTGAAATCCCATCTCCAAGTCTAGATCTTAATAACCTCATCTCTTTTTTCTCAACTAAAGGATTTACTACCAAAGAATTGGTAGCTCTCTCTG GATCTCATACAATGGGTCAAGCAAGGTGTCTAGTGTTTCGAAAACGGATACATAATGAGACCAACATCGATTCATCGTTTGCTACATCTTTGAAATCAAACTGTACTGCGAGCTCCGGGACTGATGACAACCTTTCTTCACTAGATGTTACAAGCCCTTTCATATTCGACAACGCTTATTTTAAGAACCTGGTGAATAGAAAGGGTCTATTGCATTCTGATCAGCAGCTTTTCAGTGGTGGATCAACAGATTCTCTGGTTACAACTTATAGCACCACTGCCGGAACTTTTTATACAGATTTTGCAAATGCCATGGTGAAAATGGGGAGCCTTAGCCCGCTTACTGGAACGACTGGTCAAGTTCGTACCAACTGCCGCAAAATAAACTGA
- the LOC103407651 gene encoding biogenesis of lysosome-related organelles complex 1 subunit 1-like: MHSQTSLPLAHGAVASPSTFSFSSEPEPGGVEEALLQLVQDHHHVSLRLRDATEKATKDAIKKAARAADLMVEAVNGGVQEAFVNEKRIEYEIRALAATIARFSKQTDQWLSVTHSMNTAIKEIGDFENWMKIMEFDCKSITAAIHNIHQA, translated from the exons ATGCACTCACAAACGTCTCTTCCACTGGCCCATGGCGCCGTCGCATCGCCGTCAACCTTCTCATTCTCGTCGGAGCCAGAGCCGGGAGGTGTAGAAGAAGCTCTGCTCCAGCTCGTCCAGGATCACCACCACGTCTCCCTCAGACTCCGCGACGCCACCG AGAAGGCGACGAAGGACGCGATCAAGAAGGCAGCGCGTGCGGCGGACCTGATGGTGGAGGCGGTGAACGGCGGCGTGCAAGAGGCGTTCGTAAACGAGAAGCGAATCGAGTATGAAATTAGGGCTTTGGCTGCCACCATTGCACGATTCAGCAAACAGACCGATCAGTGGCTTTCTGTTACTCACTCTATGAACACTGCCATCAag GAAATTGGAGATTTTGAGAACTGGATGAAGATCATGGAATTTGATTGTAAAAGCATCACTGCAGCCATCCACAATATTCACCAAGCATGA
- the LOC103418383 gene encoding peroxidase RIP1-like has translation MASASCHPSVFVFVTTILLAAAIVMIPTSCTAQLTSNFYKQSCPQALQIIRSVVKQAINREKRMGASLLRLHFHDCFVNGCDGSVLLDDTANFSGEKTANPNLNSIRGFDVVDDIKATLNRDCKGNVVSCADILAVAARDSVEILGGPSCSYEVQLGRRDAKTAVLNDANRDLPPPIFNFSQLLSNFQFQGLDLKDLILLSGGHTIGQARCITFRTRIYNETNIDPDFAASLQKGCPSNGGDNNLAPIDSTAANFDTVYFKALLQKKGLFHSDQELFKGDGSDSDNLVQYYANNPQDFKTDFGASLIKMGNIKPLTGSDGEIRLNCRKIN, from the exons ATGGCTTCAGCTAGTTGTCATCCATCTGTCTTCGTTTTTGTCACTACTATTTTACTTGCAGCTGCTATTGTGATGATCCCTACTTCATGCACTGCACAACTCACTTCTAATTTCTATAAGCAATCCTGCCCTCAGGCGCTGCAAATTATCAGATCAGTTGTCAAGCAAGCGATTAATCGTGAAAAGCGCATGGGAGCATCGCTACTACGTTTGCACTTCCATGACTGCTTTGTCAAT GGGTGTGATGGATCAGTTTTGCTGGATGACACAGCTAACTTCAGCGGTGAGAAGACTGCGAACCCAAATCTGAACTCAATTAGAGGTTTTGACGTGGTCGATGACATTAAGGCGACTCTCAACAGAGATTGCAAGGGAAATGTGGTCTCATGCGCAGACATCTTAGCCGTGGCAGCTCGTGACTCCGTTGAGATT TTGGGAGGTCCTTCCTGTTCCTATGAAGTACAATTGGGTAGAAGAGATGCAAAAACTGCAGTCTTGAATGATGCAAACAGAGATCTTCCGCCTCCTATTTTCAACTTCTCTCAGcttctctccaattttcaatttcaaggactaGACCTGAAAGATCTGATTCTCCTCTCAGGGGGGCACACCATTGGCCAGGCTAGGTGCATCACCTTCAGGACCAGAATTTACAATGAGACCAACATAGACCCCGACTTTGCAGCCTCGTTGCAAAAGGGCTGTCCTTCAAATGGTGGTGACAACAACTTAGCACCGATCGATTCGACTGCAGCAAACTTTGATACCGTGTACTTCAAGGCCTTACTGCAGAAAAAGGGTCTCTTCCATTCTGATCAGGAGCTCTTTAAAGGTGATGGTAGTGACAGTGATAATCTGGTGCAGTATTACGCTAACAACCCCCAGGATTTCAAAACAGATTTCGGGGCTTCCTTGATCAAGATGGGTAACATTAAGCCTCTCACTGGTTCTGATGGTGAGATAAGACTCAATTGCAGGAAAATCAACTAG